One region of Niallia sp. Man26 genomic DNA includes:
- a CDS encoding PTS fructose transporter subunit IIABC, with protein MRITELLTRDTILLNIEGTQKIEAIDQLVAKLDTAGKLANKEEYKAAILKREEQSTTGIGEGIAIPHAKTSAVKNPAIAFGRSVSGLDYESLDGQPAHLFFMIAAPDGANNTHLEALSRLSTILLKEEVRAKLLAAATEQDVVDIIDSYDEEEEQEEQNIADKKNFIVAVTACPTGIAHTYMAADSLKSKAAELGVDIKVETNGSGGAKNVLTAEEIENATAVIVAADTKVQMERFKGKHVIETPVADGIRRPAELIDKALKQEAPVYQGGSGAKEAEESSKKGGAGIYKHLMNGVSNMLPFVVGGGILIAISFMFGYNSSVETDPSYNAFAAVLKLIGGDNAFSLLVPVLAGFIAMSIADRPGFAPGMVAGLMAANGGAGFLGGLIAGFLAGYVVIGIKKALEVLPRSLEGIKTILLFPLLGILITGLIMHYVVIGPVGDLNTAITNWLSGLGTANAVLLGIILGAMMAIDMGGPINKSAYVFGTGLIANGVYEPMAAIMAGGMVPPLAIALASTIFKNKFTKQEKDAGTTNYIMGLSFITEGAIPFAAADPLRVIPSVAIGAAITGGLSMLFNIGLRAPHGGIFVFGLVDGSWLLYLLAVIIGAVVGAILLGILKKPVAEKK; from the coding sequence ATGAGAATAACAGAATTGCTGACGCGTGATACTATCCTTTTAAATATAGAAGGAACACAAAAAATAGAAGCTATCGATCAATTGGTGGCAAAATTAGACACAGCAGGAAAGTTAGCAAATAAAGAAGAATATAAAGCAGCAATCTTAAAAAGAGAAGAGCAAAGCACAACAGGTATCGGTGAAGGAATCGCGATTCCTCATGCGAAAACGAGTGCTGTTAAAAACCCAGCGATTGCATTTGGCCGTTCTGTAAGTGGACTGGATTATGAATCTTTAGATGGTCAGCCGGCACATTTATTCTTTATGATTGCCGCTCCAGATGGTGCAAACAATACCCATCTCGAAGCATTATCAAGACTTTCTACCATTCTATTGAAGGAAGAAGTCAGAGCTAAGCTGCTTGCTGCTGCAACAGAACAAGATGTAGTGGACATCATCGACAGCTATGATGAGGAAGAGGAACAAGAGGAGCAAAACATTGCTGATAAAAAGAACTTTATCGTTGCTGTTACAGCATGTCCAACAGGAATTGCACATACGTATATGGCAGCTGATTCTTTGAAATCAAAAGCAGCAGAGCTAGGTGTTGATATTAAAGTTGAAACAAACGGCTCAGGCGGTGCGAAAAATGTCCTCACGGCAGAAGAAATTGAAAACGCTACAGCAGTCATTGTTGCAGCAGACACGAAGGTGCAAATGGAGCGCTTTAAAGGCAAGCATGTCATTGAAACACCAGTTGCTGATGGTATTAGAAGACCGGCAGAGCTTATCGACAAGGCGCTAAAGCAGGAAGCTCCTGTTTATCAAGGTGGTTCTGGTGCTAAAGAAGCTGAAGAAAGCAGCAAAAAAGGCGGTGCAGGTATTTACAAACACTTGATGAATGGTGTTTCTAACATGCTTCCATTCGTAGTCGGCGGCGGTATCTTAATCGCTATCAGCTTTATGTTTGGCTATAACTCATCAGTTGAAACCGACCCAAGCTATAATGCTTTTGCAGCAGTCTTGAAGCTTATCGGCGGAGACAATGCATTCTCCTTACTAGTTCCAGTTCTAGCAGGCTTTATTGCAATGAGCATTGCTGATCGCCCAGGTTTCGCTCCAGGTATGGTTGCTGGTCTTATGGCAGCAAATGGCGGTGCAGGCTTCTTAGGCGGCTTGATCGCAGGCTTCCTTGCAGGTTATGTAGTTATCGGAATTAAGAAGGCACTGGAAGTATTGCCAAGATCTCTTGAAGGTATTAAAACAATTCTATTATTCCCACTGCTTGGTATTTTAATTACAGGTTTAATCATGCATTATGTTGTAATCGGTCCAGTTGGCGATCTAAACACGGCTATTACAAACTGGTTATCAGGACTAGGCACAGCTAACGCTGTACTGCTTGGTATTATCCTTGGTGCAATGATGGCTATTGACATGGGTGGTCCTATCAATAAGTCTGCATATGTATTCGGAACAGGTCTAATTGCTAACGGTGTTTATGAGCCGATGGCAGCAATAATGGCTGGTGGAATGGTTCCGCCGCTTGCAATTGCATTAGCATCAACTATTTTCAAAAATAAGTTTACAAAGCAAGAAAAAGATGCTGGTACAACGAACTACATTATGGGTCTTTCCTTTATCACAGAAGGTGCAATTCCATTTGCAGCAGCTGATCCGCTGCGTGTAATCCCATCTGTTGCAATCGGTGCAGCAATCACAGGTGGATTATCAATGCTGTTCAACATCGGTTTACGAGCACCACACGGCGGTATTTTCGTATTCGGTCTTGTGGATGGCAGCTGGCTGCTATACTTGTTGGCAGTAATTATCGGTGCTGTTGTAGGAGCAATCCTTCTAGGTATTTTGAAGAAGCCAGTCGCAGAGAAAAAATAA
- the trpA gene encoding tryptophan synthase subunit alpha, producing MVTIAERFAQVEKNGDKAFVPYIMAGDGGLDTLEEKIKFLESSGATAIELGIPFSDPVADGPIIQAAGIRALQAGTTLKKVFQTLTSFRETTTIPIVFMTYLNPIIAYGIEDFFQSCEESGVNGIIVPDMPIEEEGLVQAAADKHHIEIIRLVTLTSSLDRIAQIAKKGNGFLYAVTVTGITGARTVFQEQLGEHLLKVKEVSPIPVLAGFGISTPQHVKDMTQYCDGVIVGSKIIELFEKNDLEGIRSLIAASKRVSV from the coding sequence ATGGTGACAATTGCAGAGCGTTTTGCACAAGTTGAAAAGAATGGCGACAAAGCCTTTGTTCCATATATTATGGCAGGCGATGGCGGCCTAGACACATTAGAGGAAAAAATTAAATTTCTTGAAAGCAGCGGAGCAACAGCAATCGAGCTTGGGATTCCGTTTTCCGACCCTGTTGCAGACGGACCGATCATTCAAGCTGCCGGAATTCGGGCACTTCAAGCAGGAACAACATTGAAGAAAGTGTTTCAAACATTAACTTCCTTCCGGGAAACGACAACCATCCCGATTGTTTTTATGACGTATTTAAATCCAATCATTGCCTATGGCATTGAGGATTTCTTTCAATCATGCGAAGAGTCAGGCGTTAACGGCATAATCGTGCCAGATATGCCAATTGAAGAAGAAGGCCTAGTGCAAGCTGCTGCTGACAAGCATCACATCGAAATCATCCGACTTGTAACATTAACAAGTTCATTAGATAGAATTGCACAGATAGCCAAAAAAGGCAATGGCTTTTTATATGCAGTCACCGTAACAGGAATCACTGGGGCAAGAACAGTCTTTCAAGAACAGCTAGGAGAGCATCTGCTTAAAGTGAAAGAAGTCAGCCCTATTCCAGTGTTGGCAGGCTTTGGCATCTCCACCCCACAGCATGTGAAAGACATGACGCAATATTGTGACGGCGTTATTGTCGGCAGCAAAATTATTGAGTTATTTGAGAAAAATGATTTAGAAGGAATTAGAAGCTTAATAGCAGCCAGCAAGAGGGTTTCTGTTTAA
- a CDS encoding phosphoribosylanthranilate isomerase yields MNVKICGIRAEEEALCAVQNGAKAIGFVFADSKRKIEPETARTIIDKLPDDIWKVGVFVNETRERIDEIVRISGINVIQLHGDESSEYASSFELPVIKAFSIKEESDLEIIADFQSDYILLDSARERYFGGNGKAFDWNIVKNYDFKGKKVILAGGLHKDNVNQAKTMVDPFMLDVSSGVETDGKKDLQKIEGFLQEALQAVNK; encoded by the coding sequence ATGAATGTCAAAATATGCGGGATAAGAGCAGAAGAAGAAGCACTTTGCGCCGTTCAAAATGGAGCGAAAGCTATCGGATTTGTCTTTGCAGACAGCAAACGGAAAATCGAGCCGGAAACAGCCAGAACGATTATCGATAAGCTTCCTGATGACATCTGGAAAGTTGGGGTGTTCGTCAATGAAACAAGAGAAAGAATCGATGAAATTGTCCGGATTTCAGGCATTAATGTCATTCAGCTTCATGGAGATGAATCGAGTGAATATGCATCTTCCTTTGAATTGCCAGTAATAAAGGCGTTCAGCATAAAGGAAGAAAGCGATTTGGAAATAATTGCGGATTTTCAGTCTGATTATATCCTGTTGGATAGTGCGCGGGAGAGGTACTTTGGCGGAAATGGCAAAGCGTTTGATTGGAATATCGTAAAAAACTATGACTTTAAAGGCAAAAAAGTCATTCTTGCAGGAGGCTTACATAAAGACAATGTAAACCAGGCGAAGACAATGGTCGATCCCTTTATGCTCGATGTATCAAGCGGTGTAGAAACAGATGGGAAAAAGGATTTGCAGAAGATTGAAGGATTTTTACAGGAAGCACTTCAAGCAGTAAACAAATAG
- the trpC gene encoding indole-3-glycerol phosphate synthase TrpC yields the protein METILDKIIAKKLAVVEELKQQKAVIQKNPTMARKSFMERLANTDQLAIIAEFKRASPSKGDINIGVDPKEQGLKYAQYGADCMSVLTDGPFFKGSYEDLERVSSAVPIPVLCKDFIIDEIQIDFAKAKGASLVLLIAAALDDEKLNRLSKYAVASGLEVLMEVHNEEELERALQTDCQLIGVNNRDLKTFHVSLEVTERLAPTIKESGRYLVSESGIASQEDINRVVAAGANAILVGETFMKAANLKETLASMKVQI from the coding sequence ATGGAAACCATTCTAGATAAAATCATCGCCAAAAAGCTAGCAGTTGTTGAGGAGCTTAAGCAGCAAAAAGCTGTAATACAAAAAAATCCTACAATGGCGAGAAAATCATTTATGGAAAGACTGGCAAACACGGATCAGCTTGCGATTATTGCTGAGTTTAAAAGAGCTTCCCCTTCAAAAGGAGATATCAATATTGGTGTTGATCCAAAAGAGCAAGGCTTAAAATATGCGCAATACGGTGCTGATTGTATGTCTGTTTTAACAGACGGTCCGTTCTTCAAAGGCAGCTATGAGGACTTGGAGCGTGTCAGCTCTGCAGTTCCTATCCCTGTCTTATGCAAAGACTTTATCATTGATGAAATTCAAATAGATTTTGCTAAAGCAAAGGGCGCAAGTCTTGTGTTGTTAATTGCAGCAGCCCTTGATGATGAGAAGCTGAACCGCCTTTCCAAGTATGCAGTTGCAAGCGGCTTGGAGGTGCTGATGGAGGTTCATAATGAAGAGGAGCTTGAGCGTGCCCTTCAAACGGACTGTCAGCTGATCGGTGTTAATAACAGAGACTTAAAAACATTCCACGTCTCCTTAGAAGTTACGGAACGTTTGGCGCCAACTATTAAGGAATCTGGCAGATACTTAGTGAGCGAAAGCGGAATTGCCTCACAGGAGGATATAAACAGAGTTGTTGCTGCAGGTGCAAATGCAATACTAGTCGGGGAAACCTTTATGAAAGCTGCTAATCTAAAAGAAACATTAGCAAGCATGAAAGTCCAAATATAA
- the trpB gene encoding tryptophan synthase subunit beta has translation MTVNYSYPDSTGHFGIYGGRYVPETLMTAVVELENAYIEAKKDPAFQEELNYLLKDYVGRETPLYYAERLTKHLNGAKIYLKREDLNHTGAHKINNAIGQALLAKRMGKTKVVAETGAGQHGVATATACALLGLECTIFMGEEDIRRQKLNVFRMELLGAKVESVTSGSATLKDACNEALRYWVTNVMDTHYILGSVMGPHPFPMMVRDFQSVIGTETKAQFLEKEGRLPEAVIACIGGGSNAMGMFYPFIEDEDVALYGVEASGHGLDTDKHAASLTKGKPGVLHGSYMYLLQDEDGQIQEAHSISAGLDYPGVGPEHSYLNDIGRVNYESVTDDEAFEALQLLCRLEGIIPALESSHAIAYCLKHAPKMNEEEAIVVCLSGRGDKDVNTVMDRMGVNQ, from the coding sequence ATGACAGTTAACTATTCATATCCAGACAGCACAGGACATTTCGGTATTTATGGAGGAAGATATGTTCCAGAAACATTAATGACAGCAGTTGTTGAATTGGAAAATGCTTATATCGAGGCAAAAAAAGACCCGGCATTCCAAGAGGAATTAAATTATTTGCTGAAGGATTATGTTGGCAGAGAAACACCCCTTTATTATGCTGAAAGACTTACAAAGCATTTAAACGGAGCGAAAATTTACTTAAAAAGAGAAGATTTGAACCACACAGGAGCACATAAAATCAATAATGCTATCGGCCAGGCGCTTTTGGCAAAACGCATGGGTAAAACAAAGGTCGTTGCCGAAACTGGAGCAGGCCAGCATGGTGTTGCAACAGCTACTGCCTGTGCGCTGCTCGGTTTAGAATGTACGATATTTATGGGCGAAGAGGATATTAGAAGACAGAAACTGAATGTATTCCGGATGGAGCTTCTTGGAGCAAAGGTCGAAAGTGTTACCTCTGGAAGTGCGACATTGAAGGATGCATGTAATGAGGCACTAAGATATTGGGTTACTAATGTAATGGACACCCACTATATACTTGGATCTGTTATGGGACCACATCCATTTCCAATGATGGTCCGTGATTTCCAAAGCGTCATCGGAACAGAGACGAAGGCACAGTTTTTGGAAAAGGAAGGAAGACTCCCAGAAGCAGTGATTGCATGTATCGGCGGCGGCAGCAATGCGATGGGCATGTTCTATCCATTTATTGAGGATGAAGATGTTGCTCTTTATGGTGTAGAAGCATCAGGACACGGACTAGATACAGATAAACACGCTGCATCCTTAACGAAAGGCAAACCCGGAGTGCTTCACGGTTCTTATATGTATTTATTGCAGGACGAGGATGGACAAATTCAAGAAGCGCACAGCATTTCGGCAGGACTTGATTATCCTGGCGTTGGACCAGAACACAGCTATTTAAATGATATCGGCAGAGTGAATTATGAATCGGTCACAGATGATGAAGCGTTTGAAGCATTGCAGCTGCTGTGCAGACTAGAAGGAATTATTCCTGCATTAGAAAGCTCTCATGCAATTGCTTATTGCTTGAAGCATGCACCTAAAATGAACGAAGAGGAAGCGATAGTCGTTTGCTTATCTGGCAGAGGCGATAAAGATGTTAATACAGTAATGGACAGAATGGGAGTGAATCAATAA
- a CDS encoding MFS transporter, with protein MDHINEEKGFFSFSDEHKKKDKANKDTANKGKDVKVTKMSVLSISSIPLVMTLGNSMLIPVLPNIESQLGISSFQVSMIITVYSILAILLIPVAGYLSDHIGRKKVIIPSLIIAGIGGAICGFAAWKIENSYWIILAGRALQGIGAAGAFPIVLPLVGDMFKKEEEISSTLGVIETANTLGKVLSPVLGAIIAGIVWFMPFWAIPVFCLISILLIMIFVKVPGGPSEPPPFRVFIQHTRKVMKKDKKWLYAIFLIGVIIMFVLFAEQFYLSDILEKKYHIKNIKKGMYLAIPLGALCLTSFITGKKIKKDQNLMKWITFTGIVFIIIGTVALSFNDNLWYIISVLTISGIGIGASLPPLDALITEGIEKEERGTITSLYSSMRFIGVAAGPPIMALLSKEMESLQFYILAGVALIAALAVLFRIKAKGNAH; from the coding sequence ATGGATCACATAAATGAGGAAAAAGGCTTTTTCAGTTTTAGTGATGAACATAAAAAAAAGGATAAAGCAAACAAAGATACAGCTAATAAGGGTAAAGATGTAAAAGTTACAAAAATGTCTGTTTTGTCTATTTCTTCCATACCATTAGTAATGACGCTTGGAAATAGTATGCTGATACCAGTATTGCCAAATATCGAGAGTCAACTTGGCATCTCGTCTTTTCAGGTGAGCATGATTATTACTGTTTATAGTATTTTGGCGATATTGCTCATTCCTGTAGCCGGTTATTTATCCGACCATATCGGCAGAAAGAAAGTCATTATTCCAAGCCTAATCATTGCCGGAATTGGAGGAGCGATTTGCGGCTTTGCAGCATGGAAAATAGAGAACTCTTATTGGATTATTCTTGCAGGCAGGGCATTGCAAGGCATAGGAGCCGCAGGAGCATTCCCGATTGTATTGCCTCTTGTTGGTGACATGTTTAAAAAAGAAGAGGAAATAAGCAGCACATTAGGTGTGATTGAAACAGCCAATACTCTAGGTAAGGTGCTGAGCCCTGTGCTTGGTGCAATCATAGCCGGAATTGTCTGGTTTATGCCATTTTGGGCCATACCTGTATTTTGTCTCATTTCCATCCTTCTCATCATGATTTTTGTTAAAGTGCCTGGAGGTCCAAGTGAACCGCCGCCTTTCAGGGTGTTTATCCAACATACGAGAAAAGTAATGAAAAAAGACAAAAAATGGCTTTATGCTATTTTTTTAATTGGTGTTATCATCATGTTCGTCCTTTTTGCGGAACAGTTTTACCTATCAGACATACTTGAAAAAAAATATCATATAAAAAACATAAAAAAAGGGATGTACTTGGCGATTCCACTTGGAGCACTTTGTCTGACTTCATTCATTACAGGAAAGAAAATTAAAAAAGACCAAAATTTGATGAAGTGGATTACTTTCACAGGCATCGTGTTCATTATTATTGGGACAGTTGCCCTCAGCTTTAATGATAATTTATGGTATATCATCTCCGTACTAACTATTTCAGGAATTGGAATTGGCGCAAGTCTTCCCCCATTAGATGCCCTCATTACAGAAGGGATTGAAAAGGAAGAACGCGGCACCATCACAAGCCTGTACAGCTCGATGCGCTTTATTGGTGTCGCAGCAGGGCCTCCGATTATGGCATTGTTAAGCAAGGAAATGGAAAGTCTTCAATTTTATATTTTAGCAGGCGTTGCCTTAATCGCTGCACTTGCTGTGTTATTCCGAATAAAAGCAAAAGGAAATGCCCATTAA
- the trpE gene encoding anthranilate synthase component I, which yields MKTTGSQMVIIEKLEGDTLTPISIYQKLTGEKKFLLESSLKHEASGRFSIIGSDPVFELIGNGPVTTVKRKDSVETVDEKALDLVKKLLPVQDLQLPYGLPINAGAVGYVGYDNIRQYENIGPEAKDELKLPDVHLMFFEDFIIFDHLEQTVYLVASPLTDETTEEQLKNRLETRKQEIQSQYTESTEDVQLSAFKATVTKEEFVEKVNKAKQYIAEGDIFQVVPSQRMSADIKGSSFSYYRKLRVKNQSPYMYYLDFVDYAIVGSSPESLIKASDGTVITNPIAGTRPRGATPEEDIELEADLLQDEKELAEHKMLVDLARNDVGKVSHFGSIKVEKYMKVEKYKHVMHIVSEVSGQIKDNQSSVDALISCLPAGTVSGAPKIRAMQIINELEGVKRGIYSGAVGYFSQNGNMDFALAIRTMIIKDDKAYIQAGAGIVYDSVPEKEYEETIHKLKVFLEGLS from the coding sequence ATGAAAACGACAGGCAGCCAAATGGTGATTATCGAAAAATTGGAAGGCGATACGCTCACACCAATCAGTATTTATCAAAAATTAACTGGAGAAAAAAAGTTCCTGTTAGAAAGTTCCTTAAAGCATGAAGCATCAGGCCGGTTTTCGATTATAGGCAGCGATCCTGTTTTTGAACTTATTGGCAATGGGCCAGTTACAACAGTGAAACGAAAAGACAGCGTAGAAACAGTGGATGAAAAAGCCTTGGATCTTGTCAAAAAACTCCTTCCAGTTCAAGACCTTCAATTGCCATATGGACTGCCGATAAATGCTGGAGCGGTCGGCTATGTCGGCTACGACAATATTAGGCAGTACGAAAATATTGGTCCGGAGGCGAAGGATGAGCTAAAGCTGCCAGACGTGCATTTAATGTTTTTTGAAGATTTCATAATTTTTGACCATTTAGAACAAACTGTTTATTTGGTTGCATCTCCTTTAACAGACGAAACGACAGAAGAGCAGTTGAAGAACAGGCTCGAAACAAGAAAGCAGGAAATTCAGTCACAGTATACAGAAAGTACAGAAGATGTTCAGCTGTCTGCTTTTAAAGCAACTGTCACTAAAGAGGAATTTGTAGAAAAAGTAAACAAGGCGAAGCAATATATTGCAGAAGGAGACATCTTTCAAGTCGTACCTTCTCAGCGGATGTCAGCAGATATTAAAGGTTCGAGCTTTTCTTATTACAGAAAGCTGCGAGTGAAAAATCAATCACCTTATATGTACTATCTCGATTTTGTTGATTATGCTATCGTCGGCAGCTCACCTGAAAGTTTGATAAAGGCGAGCGATGGAACAGTTATTACAAACCCAATCGCCGGAACAAGACCTAGAGGAGCTACACCGGAGGAGGATATAGAGCTTGAAGCAGATTTACTGCAAGACGAGAAGGAATTGGCTGAACATAAAATGCTTGTAGACTTAGCAAGAAATGATGTCGGCAAGGTCAGTCATTTCGGAAGCATTAAAGTAGAGAAATATATGAAGGTTGAAAAATACAAGCATGTGATGCATATCGTTTCAGAGGTAAGCGGCCAAATCAAGGATAATCAGTCAAGCGTAGATGCACTCATATCATGCTTGCCTGCAGGGACAGTTTCTGGTGCCCCGAAGATTAGAGCAATGCAAATTATCAATGAGCTTGAAGGGGTCAAAAGAGGAATTTATTCTGGGGCAGTCGGCTATTTCTCCCAAAATGGCAACATGGATTTTGCACTGGCTATAAGGACGATGATTATTAAGGATGATAAAGCCTATATACAAGCAGGTGCTGGCATCGTATATGACTCCGTCCCTGAAAAAGAGTACGAAGAGACAATCCATAAATTAAAGGTGTTTTTGGAGGGACTATCATGA
- a CDS encoding aminodeoxychorismate/anthranilate synthase component II, giving the protein MILLIDNYDSFTYNLYQYLGELGEEVKVVRNDELTVEDIQKLNPASIVLSPGPGRPENAGIMIEVIQKLHQQFPILGICLGHQGIGSAFGAKVVRAENIMHGKTSYLADVNNDPLFAGLISPIEVMRYHSLVIQKDTLPRNFEVLAVSHDDQEIMAIKHKHYPVYGFQFHPESVGTDTGKQLLANFITETRKGVLR; this is encoded by the coding sequence ATGATTTTATTAATCGATAATTATGATTCATTTACGTATAACCTGTATCAATATCTAGGAGAATTAGGCGAAGAAGTGAAGGTTGTTCGCAATGATGAGCTGACAGTGGAGGATATACAGAAGCTGAACCCTGCTAGTATTGTACTCTCTCCAGGTCCAGGCCGCCCTGAAAATGCCGGCATTATGATTGAAGTAATACAGAAATTACATCAACAGTTTCCGATTTTAGGAATTTGCCTCGGTCATCAAGGAATTGGCTCAGCTTTTGGGGCTAAGGTCGTAAGAGCAGAAAATATTATGCATGGGAAAACCTCTTATTTGGCAGATGTAAATAATGACCCGCTGTTTGCCGGATTAATTAGCCCGATTGAAGTGATGCGTTATCATTCACTTGTTATACAAAAAGACACATTGCCAAGAAACTTTGAAGTGTTAGCAGTATCTCATGACGATCAAGAAATAATGGCAATTAAACATAAGCACTACCCAGTATACGGATTTCAGTTTCATCCAGAATCAGTTGGAACAGACACAGGCAAGCAGCTTCTTGCCAACTTTATTACAGAAACAAGAAAGGGAGTATTGAGATGA
- a CDS encoding MOSC domain-containing protein, whose amino-acid sequence MKGEIICLSVGKPKNYDWNGRDVSTAIGKTVLEECFLSFDGFDGDGVANEEFHGGRDRAVCFYSYEHYQNWEKKFNTVLKPPVFGENICGTGMLEKNTYIGDVFSVGDAVIQVTQGRIPCSTISKYNDIPTFLGQIVETCYTGYFLKVLKEGTVSSSSPLILLERKQEEISVWDATKVMLLDRNNKKEVERMLQLEDLAADWTNRFQKALQK is encoded by the coding sequence ATGAAGGGAGAAATAATCTGTTTAAGTGTGGGCAAGCCAAAGAATTATGATTGGAACGGCAGAGATGTCTCAACTGCCATTGGTAAAACGGTTTTAGAAGAATGTTTTTTATCATTCGACGGCTTTGACGGCGATGGTGTTGCTAACGAAGAATTTCACGGTGGCAGAGACAGGGCTGTATGCTTTTATTCATATGAGCATTATCAAAATTGGGAAAAAAAGTTTAACACTGTATTAAAACCGCCAGTTTTCGGGGAAAATATTTGCGGCACAGGCATGCTTGAAAAGAATACATATATTGGTGATGTTTTTTCAGTTGGCGATGCTGTTATCCAAGTCACGCAAGGAAGAATTCCGTGCAGTACGATATCCAAGTACAATGACATTCCGACATTTTTAGGTCAGATAGTAGAAACATGCTACACAGGCTATTTTCTGAAGGTTCTAAAAGAAGGAACCGTTTCATCGTCTTCGCCTCTAATATTGCTTGAACGTAAACAAGAGGAAATTTCTGTATGGGATGCTACGAAAGTAATGCTCCTTGACCGGAATAATAAAAAAGAAGTAGAGCGGATGCTGCAGCTTGAAGATCTTGCCGCTGACTGGACGAACCGTTTCCAAAAAGCACTGCAGAAATAA
- the trpD gene encoding anthranilate phosphoribosyltransferase: MKSYLQRLMNHESLTEAEMLDVSRTFFTDSVTDSQLAAFITALKLKGETVDEIVGLVRAVREQTLKFENVGGCIDNCGTGGDGSHSFNISSTSAFVLAGAGIPVAKHGNRSVSSKTGSADVLEHLGIHLNVTPEQNEQQLKNIGITFLFAQHVQPKMGRIMKVRRELGIPTIFNLIGPLTNPIELETQVLGIYRRDYTEVFAESLKRLGRKRAVVLNGAGGMDEASLQGDNELVILEEGKIRKVILRPEEVNLPVYNNEAIRGGDAKENAEILLKVLNGEKGAYKDTVLLNAGIGIFAAGKAMSIEEGIELARHSIDSGAALSKLEQLVTNSSLYEKAGI, translated from the coding sequence ATGAAGAGTTATTTACAAAGATTAATGAATCATGAATCACTGACAGAAGCGGAAATGCTTGACGTCTCGAGAACCTTTTTTACAGATAGCGTTACAGACAGTCAATTGGCAGCATTTATAACGGCATTAAAGCTAAAAGGCGAAACGGTTGACGAAATCGTTGGTTTAGTTAGAGCAGTCAGAGAACAGACATTAAAATTCGAAAATGTAGGTGGCTGTATCGATAATTGCGGAACAGGTGGCGATGGCTCTCATAGCTTTAACATCAGCAGCACATCTGCCTTCGTGTTAGCAGGAGCAGGCATTCCAGTTGCAAAGCATGGCAATAGAAGTGTTTCAAGCAAGACTGGCAGTGCAGATGTTTTGGAGCATTTAGGCATCCATTTAAATGTCACACCAGAGCAGAATGAACAGCAGCTAAAAAATATCGGCATTACCTTCTTATTTGCACAGCATGTACAGCCGAAAATGGGCAGAATCATGAAAGTGAGAAGAGAGTTGGGCATTCCGACAATTTTCAACTTAATTGGTCCTTTAACGAATCCTATTGAGCTGGAAACACAGGTGCTTGGCATATACAGAAGAGATTACACAGAGGTTTTTGCTGAAAGCTTGAAAAGATTAGGACGGAAAAGAGCCGTTGTCCTTAACGGGGCTGGCGGAATGGATGAAGCATCCCTGCAAGGAGACAATGAACTCGTTATTTTAGAAGAAGGAAAGATTCGAAAGGTAATTCTGCGACCGGAGGAAGTGAATCTGCCTGTGTACAACAATGAAGCAATCCGCGGCGGAGACGCAAAGGAAAATGCAGAGATCTTGCTTAAAGTGCTCAACGGGGAAAAAGGTGCATATAAAGACACTGTTTTGTTAAACGCAGGAATAGGTATTTTCGCTGCAGGAAAGGCAATGAGCATCGAAGAGGGAATCGAGCTTGCCAGACACAGTATTGACAGTGGGGCAGCTCTTTCAAAACTCGAACAGTTAGTAACGAACAGTTCATTATATGAGAAAGCAGGGATATAA